A region of Lycium barbarum isolate Lr01 chromosome 1, ASM1917538v2, whole genome shotgun sequence DNA encodes the following proteins:
- the LOC132613178 gene encoding uncharacterized protein LOC132613178 — MEKKMEELLEKSNRSTRKATSLRYDDMCMHPNLDLPEGFKIPKFEMFNGTENPQAHLRSYCDQLVGVKEHEPLSMRLFSHSLTGEAAEWFTTQDMRQWHTWEDMAKSFMETFRFNVKILSDRYYLEKVKHKLSKNYREFASRAEAACVEPPMCEGELVSVFIRSQVPYFYDRMLSMAGKPFAELVKMEEAIEDGLKSEKIVSVFNKASGQTPNVNTNSLPNNGNNGVHMIERNEDWEACRALIPIAVKSLEHTMPSLTLQERLNFKVLVPVPRDTKVTSRFRTLIPAPVVAQATQQIALTPKSQSLYKYPWLKE; from the exons ATGGAGAAAAAGATGGAGGAATTGCTGGAGAAATCCAACAGGTCTACAAGAAAGGCTACTAGCCTAAGATATGATGACATGTGCATGCATCCTAATTTGGACTTGCCGGAggggttcaaaatcccaaaatttgagatGTTCAATGGGACAGAGAATCCCCAAGCGCACCTCCGatcctactgtgaccaattggtcggaGTAAAGGAACACGAACCTCTAAGCATGCGACTATTCAGTCATAGTCTGACCGGAGAAGCTGCTGAATGGTTCACGACTCAAGATATGCGTCAATGGCATACCTGGGAGGACATGGCAAAATCCTTCATGGAAACATTTCGCTTTAATGTCAAAATATTATCAGACCGCTATTATCTTGAAAAGGTCAAGCATAAATTATCAAAAAATTACAGGGAGTTTGCCAGCAGGGCCGAGGCAGCCTGTGTAGAACCACCAATGTGTGAAGGAGAGTTGGTCTCTGTGTTCATCAGATCCCAGGTGCCTTATTTCTACGATAGAATGTTGTCCATGGCTGGAAAGCCATTtgctgaattggtcaaaatggaagaggctatagaagatggtctcaaatctgAGAAAATAGTTAGTGTCTTTAACAAGGCATCTGGACAAA CTCCCAATGTTAACACGAATTCGTTACCTAATAATGGAAACAACGGAGTCCACATGATTGAGAGGAATGAGGACTGGGAAGCTTGCAGAGCACTAATCCCCATAGCAGTAAAATCCCTGGAACACACAATGCCCTCTCTCACACTTCAAGAGCGTCTAAATTTCAAGGTTCTAGTCCCAGTGCCAAGAGACACAAAAGTAACATCGAGATTTAGAACCTTGATCCCAGCACCCGTGGTAGCACAGGCGACACAACAAATTGCTCTGACGCCTAAAAGCCAATCACTGTACAAGTACCCATGGCTCAAGGAATGA
- the LOC132613183 gene encoding uncharacterized protein LOC132613183 yields MYPMPQDGVTHEHTGVVGNRGSDLLINQVKGNLATKDDKILPYVNLVQRLCGRFKSINFRHTLRAQNEVVDALATITSMIQHLESTQIDSLEITLIEKQAHCAHVEAEPDGQPWYADIKAYLEKGEYPPESSENQNKAIKRLANGFFLNKEVQYKRTPYLGLLRCVDAEKATKFLKEVHAGA; encoded by the coding sequence ATGTATCCTATGCCTCAGGATGGCGTTACACATGAACATACAGGAGTTGTTGGTAATCGGGGATCCGATTTGCTCATAAACCAAGTAAAAGGAAATTTGGCAACCAAAGATGATAAGATACTCCCGTATGTGAATCTGGTACAAAGATTGTGCGGGAGATTCAAGAGTATTAACTTCAGGCATACTCTGAGGGCTCAGAATGAGGTCGTAGACGCATTGGCTACAATAACATCTATGATCCAGCACCTTGAGAGCACCCAAATTGATTCGTTAGAGATCACACTGATAGAAAAGCAGGCACACTGCGCCCATGTCGAGGCCGAGCCAGATGGtcaaccatggtatgccgacattAAGGCCTATTTGGAAAAAGGAGAGTATCCCCCAGAGAGTTCGGAAAATCAAAATAAGGCCATCAAAAGATTGGCTAATGGTTTCTTCTTGAACAAGGAAGTACAGTACAAAAGGACCCCTTACCTTGGGTTACTCAGGTGTGTGGACGCCGAAAAGGCTACAAAATTTCTAAAAGAGGTGCACGCAGGGGCATGA